From the genome of Malus domestica chromosome 04, GDT2T_hap1, one region includes:
- the LOC103433760 gene encoding protein FATTY ACID EXPORT 3, chloroplastic isoform X3 codes for MSVTLQSVSLLNPDPSSCGLKKSPSCSSLRFGQLIAARGYGASPIAVPKVHSGASLSLHRRSLWTRPIVAVSASQDESQHSDIEVEDENSNAKPKSEESEEAWKQTLGSFKEQTLKMRSLSREFSKKALVIMKDTSEQLKIHADKARDLSGIANEISEHFITIAEANSPEPVREIVEAYHISTIDPNDAAQVRDFRVGIPYGLLLSVGGFLSFLVTGSISAIRFGVILGGTLLFLSVSSLTSYRKGESSPFFLTGQTAISSIIFLREWSSCSFLFQ; via the exons ATGAGTGTGACATTGCAGTCCGTCTCGCTCTTAAACCCTGACCCTAGCAGCTGTGGATTGAAGAAGTCACCTTCGTGTTCTTCTCTGCGGTTTGGACAATTGATTGCAGCACGTGGTTACGGAGCCTCGCCTATTGCCGTCCCGAAAGTGCATTCCGGCGCTTCTCTGTCCCTGCACCGGCGAAGCTTGTGGACTCGGCCGATTGTCGCCGTCTCTGCTTCCCAGGACGAATCT CAGCATTCAGACATTGAGGTGGAGGATGAAAACAGCAATGCCAAACCGAAATCTGAAGAATCAGAAGAAGCTTGGAAACAAACTCTGGGTTCTTTCAAAGAACAAACCTTGAAGATGCGAAGCCTCTCGCGGGAATTCTCGAAGAAAGCATTGGTTATTATGAAAGATACTTCGGAGCAGTTAAAAATACATGCTGATAAGGCAAGGGATTTGAGTGGGATAGCAAATGAAATCAGTGAACATTTTATCACCATAGCTGAAGCCAATTCCCCTGAGCCAGTGAGGGAAATTGTTGAAGCATATCATATATCAACTATTGATCCCAATGATGCTGCGCAAGTCCGCGACTTTCGCGTTGGGATACCTTATG GTCTTTTGCTTTCTGTGGGTGGATTCCTTTCCTTCTTGGTAACGGGAAGCATTTCTGCAATTAGGTTTGGGGTTATCCTTGGTGGCACTCTTTTGTTTCTAAGCGTTTCAAGTTTAACATCATATAGAAAAGGAGAATCATCTCCCTTTTTCTTGACAGGGCAGACAG CTATATCCAGTATAATTTTTCTAAGGGAG TGGAGCAGTTGTAGCTTTCTATTTCAATAA
- the LOC103433760 gene encoding protein FATTY ACID EXPORT 3, chloroplastic isoform X4 — protein MSVTLQSVSLLNPDPSSCGLKKSPSCSSLRFGQLIAARGYGASPIAVPKVHSGASLSLHRRSLWTRPIVAVSASQDESHSDIEVEDENSNAKPKSEESEEAWKQTLGSFKEQTLKMRSLSREFSKKALVIMKDTSEQLKIHADKARDLSGIANEISEHFITIAEANSPEPVREIVEAYHISTIDPNDAAQVRDFRVGIPYGLLLSVGGFLSFLVTGSISAIRFGVILGGTLLFLSVSSLTSYRKGESSPFFLTGQTAISSIIFLREWSSCSFLFQ, from the exons ATGAGTGTGACATTGCAGTCCGTCTCGCTCTTAAACCCTGACCCTAGCAGCTGTGGATTGAAGAAGTCACCTTCGTGTTCTTCTCTGCGGTTTGGACAATTGATTGCAGCACGTGGTTACGGAGCCTCGCCTATTGCCGTCCCGAAAGTGCATTCCGGCGCTTCTCTGTCCCTGCACCGGCGAAGCTTGTGGACTCGGCCGATTGTCGCCGTCTCTGCTTCCCAGGACGAATCT CATTCAGACATTGAGGTGGAGGATGAAAACAGCAATGCCAAACCGAAATCTGAAGAATCAGAAGAAGCTTGGAAACAAACTCTGGGTTCTTTCAAAGAACAAACCTTGAAGATGCGAAGCCTCTCGCGGGAATTCTCGAAGAAAGCATTGGTTATTATGAAAGATACTTCGGAGCAGTTAAAAATACATGCTGATAAGGCAAGGGATTTGAGTGGGATAGCAAATGAAATCAGTGAACATTTTATCACCATAGCTGAAGCCAATTCCCCTGAGCCAGTGAGGGAAATTGTTGAAGCATATCATATATCAACTATTGATCCCAATGATGCTGCGCAAGTCCGCGACTTTCGCGTTGGGATACCTTATG GTCTTTTGCTTTCTGTGGGTGGATTCCTTTCCTTCTTGGTAACGGGAAGCATTTCTGCAATTAGGTTTGGGGTTATCCTTGGTGGCACTCTTTTGTTTCTAAGCGTTTCAAGTTTAACATCATATAGAAAAGGAGAATCATCTCCCTTTTTCTTGACAGGGCAGACAG CTATATCCAGTATAATTTTTCTAAGGGAG TGGAGCAGTTGTAGCTTTCTATTTCAATAA
- the LOC103433760 gene encoding protein FATTY ACID EXPORT 3, chloroplastic isoform X1 — protein MSVTLQSVSLLNPDPSSCGLKKSPSCSSLRFGQLIAARGYGASPIAVPKVHSGASLSLHRRSLWTRPIVAVSASQDESQHSDIEVEDENSNAKPKSEESEEAWKQTLGSFKEQTLKMRSLSREFSKKALVIMKDTSEQLKIHADKARDLSGIANEISEHFITIAEANSPEPVREIVEAYHISTIDPNDAAQVRDFRVGIPYGLLLSVGGFLSFLVTGSISAIRFGVILGGTLLFLSVSSLTSYRKGESSPFFLTGQTAISSIIFLREVIVLAQRPSFPNILTTLVSGAVVAFYFNKIVQNRKDQKGPNFEKETES, from the exons ATGAGTGTGACATTGCAGTCCGTCTCGCTCTTAAACCCTGACCCTAGCAGCTGTGGATTGAAGAAGTCACCTTCGTGTTCTTCTCTGCGGTTTGGACAATTGATTGCAGCACGTGGTTACGGAGCCTCGCCTATTGCCGTCCCGAAAGTGCATTCCGGCGCTTCTCTGTCCCTGCACCGGCGAAGCTTGTGGACTCGGCCGATTGTCGCCGTCTCTGCTTCCCAGGACGAATCT CAGCATTCAGACATTGAGGTGGAGGATGAAAACAGCAATGCCAAACCGAAATCTGAAGAATCAGAAGAAGCTTGGAAACAAACTCTGGGTTCTTTCAAAGAACAAACCTTGAAGATGCGAAGCCTCTCGCGGGAATTCTCGAAGAAAGCATTGGTTATTATGAAAGATACTTCGGAGCAGTTAAAAATACATGCTGATAAGGCAAGGGATTTGAGTGGGATAGCAAATGAAATCAGTGAACATTTTATCACCATAGCTGAAGCCAATTCCCCTGAGCCAGTGAGGGAAATTGTTGAAGCATATCATATATCAACTATTGATCCCAATGATGCTGCGCAAGTCCGCGACTTTCGCGTTGGGATACCTTATG GTCTTTTGCTTTCTGTGGGTGGATTCCTTTCCTTCTTGGTAACGGGAAGCATTTCTGCAATTAGGTTTGGGGTTATCCTTGGTGGCACTCTTTTGTTTCTAAGCGTTTCAAGTTTAACATCATATAGAAAAGGAGAATCATCTCCCTTTTTCTTGACAGGGCAGACAG CTATATCCAGTATAATTTTTCTAAGGGAGGTAATCGTTCTGGCTCAG AGACCATCGTTTCCGAATATTTTAACAACCCTTGTCAG TGGAGCAGTTGTAGCTTTCTATTTCAATAAGATTGTACAGAATCGCAAGGATCAAAAGGGTCCCAACTTTGAGAAGGAGACAGAGAGTTAG
- the LOC103433760 gene encoding protein FATTY ACID EXPORT 3, chloroplastic isoform X2 codes for MSVTLQSVSLLNPDPSSCGLKKSPSCSSLRFGQLIAARGYGASPIAVPKVHSGASLSLHRRSLWTRPIVAVSASQDESHSDIEVEDENSNAKPKSEESEEAWKQTLGSFKEQTLKMRSLSREFSKKALVIMKDTSEQLKIHADKARDLSGIANEISEHFITIAEANSPEPVREIVEAYHISTIDPNDAAQVRDFRVGIPYGLLLSVGGFLSFLVTGSISAIRFGVILGGTLLFLSVSSLTSYRKGESSPFFLTGQTAISSIIFLREVIVLAQRPSFPNILTTLVSGAVVAFYFNKIVQNRKDQKGPNFEKETES; via the exons ATGAGTGTGACATTGCAGTCCGTCTCGCTCTTAAACCCTGACCCTAGCAGCTGTGGATTGAAGAAGTCACCTTCGTGTTCTTCTCTGCGGTTTGGACAATTGATTGCAGCACGTGGTTACGGAGCCTCGCCTATTGCCGTCCCGAAAGTGCATTCCGGCGCTTCTCTGTCCCTGCACCGGCGAAGCTTGTGGACTCGGCCGATTGTCGCCGTCTCTGCTTCCCAGGACGAATCT CATTCAGACATTGAGGTGGAGGATGAAAACAGCAATGCCAAACCGAAATCTGAAGAATCAGAAGAAGCTTGGAAACAAACTCTGGGTTCTTTCAAAGAACAAACCTTGAAGATGCGAAGCCTCTCGCGGGAATTCTCGAAGAAAGCATTGGTTATTATGAAAGATACTTCGGAGCAGTTAAAAATACATGCTGATAAGGCAAGGGATTTGAGTGGGATAGCAAATGAAATCAGTGAACATTTTATCACCATAGCTGAAGCCAATTCCCCTGAGCCAGTGAGGGAAATTGTTGAAGCATATCATATATCAACTATTGATCCCAATGATGCTGCGCAAGTCCGCGACTTTCGCGTTGGGATACCTTATG GTCTTTTGCTTTCTGTGGGTGGATTCCTTTCCTTCTTGGTAACGGGAAGCATTTCTGCAATTAGGTTTGGGGTTATCCTTGGTGGCACTCTTTTGTTTCTAAGCGTTTCAAGTTTAACATCATATAGAAAAGGAGAATCATCTCCCTTTTTCTTGACAGGGCAGACAG CTATATCCAGTATAATTTTTCTAAGGGAGGTAATCGTTCTGGCTCAG AGACCATCGTTTCCGAATATTTTAACAACCCTTGTCAG TGGAGCAGTTGTAGCTTTCTATTTCAATAAGATTGTACAGAATCGCAAGGATCAAAAGGGTCCCAACTTTGAGAAGGAGACAGAGAGTTAG
- the LOC103433761 gene encoding vacuolar-sorting receptor 1-like isoform X1: MKEKLGLLVGVWFLLCGVCVGRFVVEKNSLKVTSPSSMKGLYECAIGNFGVPQYGGTLVGTVYYPKTNQKACKGFEDFDESFKPKPGGLPTFLLVDRGDCYFTLKAWNAQKGGAAAILVADDRNEPLITMDNPEEENADADYLQKITIPSALISKELGESIKKSLSGGEMVNINLDWTEALPHPDERVEYEFWTNSNDECGPKCDSQIEFVKSFKGAAQVLERKGYTQFTPHYITWYCPEAFVLSKQCKSQCINHGRYCAPDPEQDFSKGYDGKDVVVQNLRQACLYKVANESGKPWLWWDYVTDFAIRCPMKDKKYTEECANQVIESLGADLKKIQKCIGDPEADEENAVLKAEQDAQIGKGTRGDVTILPTLVINNRQYRGKLDKGAVLKAICAGFQETTEPSVCLSEDVQTNECLENNGGCWHDKAANITACRDTFRGRVCECPIVQGVKFVGDGYTHCEASGALRCGINNGGCWKETRSGRTYSACRDDHTNGCSCPPGFKGDGEKTCEDVDECKEKTACQCSQCKCKNTWGSYECSCGGGLLYMRENDACIAGKNGSGSGSSWGLIWVIILCLGAVGVGGFAVYKYRIRRYMDSEIRAIMAQYMPLDNQGEVPSHVARGDI, from the exons atgaaggaaaagctTGGACTTTTAGTGGGGGTGTGGTTTCTGCTTTGTGGGGTTTGTGTGGGGAGGTTCGTGGTGGAGAAGAACAGCTTGAAGGTGACTTCTCCAAGCTCGATGAAGGGCTTGTACGAATGTGCGATTGGGAACTTTGGGGTTCCTCAATACGGAGGAACGTTGGTCGGAACTGTGTACTATCCGAAGACCAATCAGAAGGCATGCAAAGGGTTTGAAGATTTCGATGAATCCTTCAAACCGAAGCCCGGTGGTCTGCCGACGTTTCTGCTTGTCGATCGAGGAG ATTGTTACTTCACATTGAAGGCATGGAATGCACAGAAAGGGGGAGCGGCTGCTATTCTTGTTGCAGATGACAGGAATGAACCGTTGATTACCATGGACAATCCTGAAGAAGAAAATGCGGATGCTGATTATCTGCAGAAAATCACAATTCCCTCGGCTCTCATTAGCAAAGAGTTGGGAGAAAGTATAAAAAAATCTCTATCAGGTGGGGAGATGGTCAACATAAATCTAGACTGGACAGAGGCTCTTCCACATCCTGATGAACGTGTTGAGTATGAGTTCTGGACGAATAGCAATGATGAGTGTGGGCCAAAGTGTGATAGCCAGATTGAGTTTGTGAAAAGCTTTAAAGGAGCAGCTCAGGTTCTTGAGCGGAAGGGGTACACCCAGTTTACTCCACACTATATAACCTGGTACTGTCCAGAAGCTTTTGTTTTGAGCAAACAGTGCAAGTCTCAGTGCATCAACCATGGGAGGTACTGTGCTCCAGATCCCGAGCAAGATTTCAGTAAAGGTTATGATGGGAAAGATGTTGTGGTTCAAAATCTCCGCCAAGCTTGCTTATATAAAGTGGCCAATGAAAGTGGAAAGCCATGGCTTTGGTGGGACTATGTAACTGACTTTGCGATACGTTGCCCAATGAAAGATAAGAAGTACACCGAAGAGTGTGCAAATCAAGTTATTGAATCCCTTG GTGCTGATCTTAAGAAGATACAGAAATGTATTGGCGACCCTGAAGCGGATGAGGAGAATGCAGTTCTGAAGGCCGAACAGGATGCACAG ATTGGCAAAGGCACCCGTGGAGATGTTACGATATTGCCAACTCTTGTAATAAACAACAGACAGTATAGAG GGAAACTGGACAAAGGAGCTGTTCTCAAAGCCATCTGTGCTGGTTTCCAAGAGACCACTGAGCCCTCTGTTTGTTTAAGTGAAG ATGTACAAACAAATGAGTGTTTAGAGAACAATGGAGGTTGCTGGCATGACAAAGCTGCTAACATTACCGCATGCAGG GATACATTCCGCGGAAGAGTGTGCGAATGCCCTATTGTGCAAGGCGTAAAGTTTGTTGGTGATGGTTATACTCACTGTGAAG CTTCAGGAGCATTACGTTGTGGAATAAACAATGGAGGTTGTTGGAAGGAAACCCGATCTGGCAGGACTTACTCTGCATGTCGT GATGACCATACAAATGGTTGCAGTTGTCCACCAGGATTCAAGGGTGATGGTGAGAAAACATGTGAAG ATGTTGATGAGTGCAAGGAGAAAACGGCTTGCCAATGTTCACAATGCAAATGCAAGAATACTTGGGGAAGTTACGAGTGCAGTTGCGGTGGCGGTTTACTGTACATGCGAGAAAATGATGCATGTATAG CAGGTAAAAACGGAAGTGGTTCTGGGTCTAGCTGGGGCCTAATTTGGGTTATCATTCTCTGCTTGGGTGCTGTCGGAGTTGGGGGCTTCGCAGTTTACAAGTACCGAATCCGG AGATACATGGATTCGGAGATCCGGGCAATCATGGCGCAGTACATGCCGTTGGATAATCAAGGAGAAGTTCCGAGCCACGTCGCCCGCGGGGATATCTGA
- the LOC103433761 gene encoding vacuolar-sorting receptor 1-like isoform X2 encodes MKEKLGLLVGVWFLLCGVCVGRFVVEKNSLKVTSPSSMKGLYECAIGNFGVPQYGGTLVGTVYYPKTNQKACKGFEDFDESFKPKPGGLPTFLLVDRGDCYFTLKAWNAQKGGAAAILVADDRNEPLITMDNPEEENADADYLQKITIPSALISKELGESIKKSLSGGEMVNINLDWTEALPHPDERVEYEFWTNSNDECGPKCDSQIEFVKSFKGAAQVLERKGYTQFTPHYITWYCPEAFVLSKQCKSQCINHGRYCAPDPEQDFSKGYDGKDVVVQNLRQACLYKVANESGKPWLWWDYVTDFAIRCPMKDKKYTEECANQVIESLGADLKKIQKCIGDPEADEENAVLKAEQDAQIGKGTRGDVTILPTLVINNRQYRGKLDKGAVLKAICAGFQETTEPSVCLSEDVQTNECLENNGGCWHDKAANITACRDTFRGRVCECPIVQGVKFVGDGYTHCEASGALRCGINNGGCWKETRSGRTYSACRDDHTNGCSCPPGFKGDGEKTCEDVDECKEKTACQCSQCKCKNTWGSYECSCGGGLLYMRENDACIGKNGSGSGSSWGLIWVIILCLGAVGVGGFAVYKYRIRRYMDSEIRAIMAQYMPLDNQGEVPSHVARGDI; translated from the exons atgaaggaaaagctTGGACTTTTAGTGGGGGTGTGGTTTCTGCTTTGTGGGGTTTGTGTGGGGAGGTTCGTGGTGGAGAAGAACAGCTTGAAGGTGACTTCTCCAAGCTCGATGAAGGGCTTGTACGAATGTGCGATTGGGAACTTTGGGGTTCCTCAATACGGAGGAACGTTGGTCGGAACTGTGTACTATCCGAAGACCAATCAGAAGGCATGCAAAGGGTTTGAAGATTTCGATGAATCCTTCAAACCGAAGCCCGGTGGTCTGCCGACGTTTCTGCTTGTCGATCGAGGAG ATTGTTACTTCACATTGAAGGCATGGAATGCACAGAAAGGGGGAGCGGCTGCTATTCTTGTTGCAGATGACAGGAATGAACCGTTGATTACCATGGACAATCCTGAAGAAGAAAATGCGGATGCTGATTATCTGCAGAAAATCACAATTCCCTCGGCTCTCATTAGCAAAGAGTTGGGAGAAAGTATAAAAAAATCTCTATCAGGTGGGGAGATGGTCAACATAAATCTAGACTGGACAGAGGCTCTTCCACATCCTGATGAACGTGTTGAGTATGAGTTCTGGACGAATAGCAATGATGAGTGTGGGCCAAAGTGTGATAGCCAGATTGAGTTTGTGAAAAGCTTTAAAGGAGCAGCTCAGGTTCTTGAGCGGAAGGGGTACACCCAGTTTACTCCACACTATATAACCTGGTACTGTCCAGAAGCTTTTGTTTTGAGCAAACAGTGCAAGTCTCAGTGCATCAACCATGGGAGGTACTGTGCTCCAGATCCCGAGCAAGATTTCAGTAAAGGTTATGATGGGAAAGATGTTGTGGTTCAAAATCTCCGCCAAGCTTGCTTATATAAAGTGGCCAATGAAAGTGGAAAGCCATGGCTTTGGTGGGACTATGTAACTGACTTTGCGATACGTTGCCCAATGAAAGATAAGAAGTACACCGAAGAGTGTGCAAATCAAGTTATTGAATCCCTTG GTGCTGATCTTAAGAAGATACAGAAATGTATTGGCGACCCTGAAGCGGATGAGGAGAATGCAGTTCTGAAGGCCGAACAGGATGCACAG ATTGGCAAAGGCACCCGTGGAGATGTTACGATATTGCCAACTCTTGTAATAAACAACAGACAGTATAGAG GGAAACTGGACAAAGGAGCTGTTCTCAAAGCCATCTGTGCTGGTTTCCAAGAGACCACTGAGCCCTCTGTTTGTTTAAGTGAAG ATGTACAAACAAATGAGTGTTTAGAGAACAATGGAGGTTGCTGGCATGACAAAGCTGCTAACATTACCGCATGCAGG GATACATTCCGCGGAAGAGTGTGCGAATGCCCTATTGTGCAAGGCGTAAAGTTTGTTGGTGATGGTTATACTCACTGTGAAG CTTCAGGAGCATTACGTTGTGGAATAAACAATGGAGGTTGTTGGAAGGAAACCCGATCTGGCAGGACTTACTCTGCATGTCGT GATGACCATACAAATGGTTGCAGTTGTCCACCAGGATTCAAGGGTGATGGTGAGAAAACATGTGAAG ATGTTGATGAGTGCAAGGAGAAAACGGCTTGCCAATGTTCACAATGCAAATGCAAGAATACTTGGGGAAGTTACGAGTGCAGTTGCGGTGGCGGTTTACTGTACATGCGAGAAAATGATGCATGTATAG GTAAAAACGGAAGTGGTTCTGGGTCTAGCTGGGGCCTAATTTGGGTTATCATTCTCTGCTTGGGTGCTGTCGGAGTTGGGGGCTTCGCAGTTTACAAGTACCGAATCCGG AGATACATGGATTCGGAGATCCGGGCAATCATGGCGCAGTACATGCCGTTGGATAATCAAGGAGAAGTTCCGAGCCACGTCGCCCGCGGGGATATCTGA
- the LOC103408583 gene encoding uncharacterized protein, whose amino-acid sequence MEVLVYLDTILVPLSFFLLIGYHVYLWYTFKAKPSLTTIGIDSMRRRKWFLEIMEADGMKGMLVIQSLRNTQMVAIFTASTAIALSLTLAALTNNAYNASHLVIKSPFFGSQSGSIFALKYGLASFLMLFSSLFSSMATGFLIDTIFLINASFEFSYSGITETQLEKGYMLALIGNRLLCISFPMMLWLFGPMLVALSSLALVWWLYELDFAAKLSTSSRQSLS is encoded by the exons ATGGAAGTGCTTGTTTATTTAGACACCATTTTAGTCCCCTTGAGCTTCTTCCTTCTGATAGGCTACCATGTCTATCTATGGTACACCTTCAAGGCCAAACCCTCTCTTACCACCATTGGAATTGACtcaatgagaagaagaaaatggtttCTAGAAATTATGGAG GCTGATGGTATGAAGGGGATGCTGGTAATCCAAAGCTTGAGAAACACTCAGATGGTGGCAATATTCACAGCTTCTACAGCAATTGCTTTAAGCTTGACTTTGGCAGCTCTCACCAACAATGCTTACAATGCAAGTCACCTCGTTATCAAAAGCCCATTTTTTGGTTCGCAGTCTGGAAGCATCTTTGCTCTGAAATATGGGTTGGCCTCATTTCTCATGTTGTTTAGCTCATTATTCAGCTCCATGGCGACCGGGTTCCTGATCGATACCATTTTTCTAATAAACGCTTCTTTTGAGTTCTCATATTCCGGAATCACAGAAACCCAACTTGAAAAAGGGTACATGTTGGCTCTTATTGGCAACAGGTTGCTTTGTATTTCCTTTCCCATGATGTTGTGGTTGTTTGGTCCAATGCTTGTTGCATTGTCTTCCCTGGCCTTGGTTTGGTGGCTTTATgagcttgattttgctgccAAACTCAGCACAAGCAGTAGGCAAAGCCTTAGTTGA
- the LOC103419410 gene encoding uncharacterized protein, which yields MGVIAYLDNVLVPMSLFLTVGYHAYLWHNLKNKPSRTTIGINMLKRRAWFLELDGGDDKKGMLAVQSLRNTLMGTTLTATVAILIQVSLAALINNCYSATRLFSNTFFGSQSTKIFALKYGSAALSLSVCFLCGSMAIAFLIDANFLINACDQEFSSSGHARTILEKGFILALVSNRMLCITFPMLLWMLGPVPVWLSSLAMVWGLYGLDFPGKFNKSNKQNLS from the exons ATGGGAGTGATCGCTTATCTAGACAACGTTTTGGTCCCCATGAGCctctttctcacagttggttaCCATGCCTATCTATGGCACAACCTCAAGAACAAGCCCTCTCGTACCACAATTGGGATCAATATGCTGAAGAGGAGAGCTTGGTTCCTAGAGCTAGATGGG GGTGATGATAAGAAAGGCATGTTAGCAGTCCAAAGCTTGAGAAATACTCTTATGGGGACAACACTCACAGCCACAGTAGCAATTCTTATTCAAGTCTCGCTGGCAGCTCTAATAAACAATTGCTATAGTGCAACGCGCCTCTTCAGCAATACCTTTTTTGGGTCACAATCCACCAAGATTTTTGCCTTAAAATATGGCTCCGCAGCTTTGTCTTTGTCAGTTTGCTTCTTGTGCGGCTCCATGGCGATTGCGTTTTTGATCGATGCCAACTTCTTGATCAATGCTTGTGATCAGGAGTTCTCATCTTCTGGACACGCAAGAACCATACTTGagaaagggtttattttggctCTTGTAAGCAACAGGATGCTGTGCATCACTTTTCCTATGCTGTTGTGGATGCTTGGTCCTGTCCCGGTTTGGTTGTCATCTTTGGCGATGGTTTGGGGGCTTTATGGGCTGGATTTTCCTGGCAAGTTCAATAAAAGCAATAAGCAAAATCTCAGTTGA